AAGTCACCTCACGTGAGTACCCTGGTGGGGCACTCGCAGGTGTAGCCATTCTCATGCGAGGCGTCATCAATACATCTACCAGGGCTGCAGTTCTCCCTGAAGGCATGACATCCAGTCCTCTTGCATCCTTGTCCCCCTTCCGGGAGGTTCACTAGAGTTTCGCCGTCGCCGCAGGTGCATGTGTAGCTGACTGAATCGACGACGATGCACGTCCCGTTGGGTCCGCACTTCGCGTTCCCTCTTTTTGAACAAGGATCCTCGGAGCAAGTCAACCCAGTGCCGACGAAGCCGTCTTTGCACTTGCAGTGCACACCCCCACCCGCGTCCAAGTTTTCGACGCATTCTGCGTTTTTGTCGCACCGATGGCCCTGCTTTTCACAGCTGCAGTCTCCTCCATAGCTTTTGTCAGGATGGTAGATGAGCGAACTGCTGCAAAAAATCCAGTTGCTGGAGCAGAATTCTCCGCAGCCGCCGGGGCCGCACATGGTCTTGCTGCAGCAAGCGCTCTTGGGGCAACTGGCCCCGATGAAGTACCCGTTGTCAGTGTGCAACTGACGGTTTCGACATGGCTTGCCTTCACTCGAGATAGCACAGAGTTGCGTCTCCTGCTTGCTGGGGGATTGCACAGACGAGTGAGTCTCAGTCACCGCGAAAGACGGAGCAAGACTCTCAGAGACGACTTCGCGGCTCGGCACAACTTTGTCAAAGCTGCCCAGCTGCACAGACTTCTGAATCGGCAAAGCCTCCGCTGGGGTGCACATCCACACGGCCCCACTGAAGGTGAGCGCGTGCAACAGCGCGGACGTCCCGCCTCGCATTTTTACCAGTGTTGGACAAGGAAGTTACACACAGAGTAAGGCGCGC
This genomic interval from Toxoplasma gondii ME49 unplaced genomic scaffold asmbl.1555, whole genome shotgun sequence contains the following:
- a CDS encoding EGF family domain-containing protein (encoded by transcript TGME49_325800~Signal peptide predicted by SignalP 2.0 HMM (probability 0.996) with cleavage site probability 0.964 at residue 26): MRGGTSALLHALTFSGAVWMCTPAEALPIQKSVQLGSFDKVVPSREVVSESLAPSFAVTETHSSVQSPSKQETQLCAISSEGKPCRNRQLHTDNGYFIGASCPKSACCSKTMCGPGGCGEFCSSNWIFCSSSLIYHPDKSYGGDCSCEKQGHRCDKNAECVENLDAGGGVHCKCKDGFVGTGLTCSEDPCSKRGNAKCGPNGTCIVVDSVSYTCTCGDGETLVNLPEGGQGCKRTGCHAFRENCSPGRCIDDASHENGYTCECPTRVLT